The proteins below are encoded in one region of Paralysiella testudinis:
- the cydX gene encoding cytochrome bd-I oxidase subunit CydX gives MWYFAWVLGLGFAVLLAILNAMWGEFEQDRAQSLKSDVHPES, from the coding sequence ATGTGGTATTTTGCCTGGGTGTTGGGTTTGGGCTTTGCCGTCTTGCTGGCCATTTTAAATGCCATGTGGGGCGAATTCGAGCAAGACCGTGCTCAAAGTTTGAAATCGGATGTGCATCCGGAATCATAA
- a CDS encoding LrgB family protein produces MSLAASPALILFLIVAVYWLTSHIRQRTGSFWCNPVFLSTAVLIGYLYATDTPYPQFHAAAQFIDFWLQPAVVCLAVPLYVQWQKIRKQWLPILLSQLLGSLVGIVSAVLIAHWMGAERAVTLSLAAKSVTNPIALEITHSIGGIPAITAATVIMAGMLGQMLGFRALQAGRIRNPSSRGMSMGSASHAMGISAALEQSQKLAAYASLGLIFNGVLTAFLVPVVLPLMGF; encoded by the coding sequence ATGAGTTTGGCCGCCAGCCCTGCGCTGATTTTATTTCTGATTGTGGCGGTGTATTGGCTCACCAGCCACATCCGCCAACGCACCGGCAGCTTTTGGTGCAATCCGGTGTTTTTAAGCACAGCGGTACTGATTGGCTATTTATACGCTACCGACACGCCTTATCCGCAATTTCACGCCGCCGCCCAATTTATCGACTTCTGGCTGCAACCCGCCGTGGTATGTTTGGCGGTGCCTTTGTATGTGCAATGGCAAAAAATCCGCAAACAATGGCTGCCAATTCTGTTGTCGCAGCTGTTGGGCAGCCTAGTCGGCATTGTGTCCGCCGTGCTGATTGCCCATTGGATGGGTGCTGAGCGGGCGGTAACCTTGTCGTTGGCGGCCAAATCGGTTACCAACCCGATTGCGCTGGAAATCACCCACAGCATTGGCGGCATCCCTGCCATCACCGCCGCCACCGTGATTATGGCGGGCATGTTGGGGCAAATGCTGGGCTTTCGTGCACTGCAAGCCGGACGCATCCGCAATCCCAGCTCGCGCGGTATGTCGATGGGCTCGGCCTCACACGCCATGGGCATTAGCGCGGCATTGGAGCAAAGCCAAAAGCTGGCGGCTTATGCCAGCCTAGGGCTTATCTTCAATGGCGTGCTAACGGCCTTTTTGGTGCCGGTGGTATTGCCGTTAATGGGCTTTTAA
- the cydB gene encoding cytochrome d ubiquinol oxidase subunit II — protein MEILDYATLKVIWWLLIGVLLVGFAIMDGHDMGIGSLLPFVGRTDEERRVIINSIGAHWEGNQTWLITGAGLIFAAWPQVYATAFSGFYWALLLVLWAMFFRPVGFKYRSLIHNQTWRTTWDWLLFVGSFVPALLFGVAMGNILLGVPFHFDDTLRPFYTGSFWGLLNPFALLCGVVSAAMLVFHGGVYLMHRTEGVIYQRARRSLIYSGLIALLAFAAAGVWVASGMEGYVITSNIDPNGVADPLHKTVAMQTGAWMLNYQRAPLTLLVPLLGFAGILLAWLLARVGKTLLAFVASALGVLGIIGTMAVSMFPVILPSSSQPSMSLTVWDASSSHFTLVVMLVVTGILLPIVVSYTGWAFRIMRGKVTKEYVRENEHSAY, from the coding sequence ATGGAAATACTGGATTATGCAACCTTAAAAGTAATTTGGTGGCTGTTGATTGGGGTATTATTGGTTGGCTTTGCCATTATGGATGGCCACGATATGGGTATTGGCAGCCTGTTGCCGTTTGTGGGACGCACTGATGAAGAGCGGCGTGTCATTATCAACAGCATCGGCGCCCACTGGGAAGGCAACCAAACCTGGCTGATTACCGGTGCTGGGCTGATTTTTGCCGCTTGGCCGCAGGTATATGCCACCGCGTTTTCTGGTTTTTACTGGGCTTTACTGCTGGTGTTGTGGGCGATGTTTTTCCGCCCGGTGGGTTTTAAATACCGCAGCCTGATTCACAATCAAACTTGGCGCACCACTTGGGATTGGTTGTTGTTTGTGGGTTCGTTTGTGCCCGCATTGCTGTTTGGCGTGGCCATGGGCAATATTTTGCTGGGTGTGCCGTTTCATTTCGACGATACCTTGCGGCCGTTTTACACCGGCTCGTTTTGGGGCTTGCTCAACCCGTTTGCGCTGTTGTGCGGCGTGGTTTCGGCCGCCATGCTGGTGTTCCACGGCGGCGTGTATTTGATGCACCGCACCGAAGGCGTGATTTATCAGCGCGCGCGCCGCAGCCTGATTTACAGCGGGCTGATTGCTTTGCTTGCGTTTGCCGCCGCCGGGGTGTGGGTGGCCAGCGGTATGGAAGGCTATGTGATTACCAGCAACATCGATCCCAACGGTGTGGCCGATCCTTTGCACAAAACGGTGGCCATGCAAACGGGTGCCTGGATGCTGAACTACCAGCGCGCGCCTTTAACCCTATTGGTGCCGTTGCTGGGCTTTGCCGGCATTCTGCTGGCTTGGCTGTTGGCACGCGTTGGCAAAACCTTGCTGGCTTTTGTGGCGTCGGCGTTGGGCGTGCTGGGCATTATCGGCACCATGGCGGTATCGATGTTTCCGGTGATTTTGCCCTCCAGTAGCCAGCCTAGCATGAGCCTGACGGTGTGGGATGCTTCGTCTAGCCATTTCACCTTGGTGGTGATGCTGGTGGTTACCGGTATTTTGCTGCCGATTGTAGTGAGCTATACCGGCTGGGCGTTTCGCATTATGCGCGGCAAGGTAACCAAAGAATATGTGCGTGAAAACGAACACAGTGCGTATTAA
- a CDS encoding NAD-dependent succinate-semialdehyde dehydrogenase, producing the protein MAYQTVNPYTNEVVQTFTAHSDADVEAALAAGHALYKSDWASPANMSARLKILAMLAEVMNARKEELARIISIEMGKLIGESRSEVQSCIDIAQYYADNAARFLAPVPYPDVLGEAWVEHHPVGIILAVEPWNFPLYQLIRVVAPAIAAGNPMVVKHASNVPQCALAMEKAIADAGAPAGTYRNLFITPEQVANIIADDRVQGVALTGSEKAGSIVAGQAGAKLKKATMELGGNDVFVVLDDADVVRAAKTAAGARLYNAGQVCTAAKRYIVQAAVADEFTRVVIERFQAAQMGDPLDDATTLAPMSSQRAKNDLQTQLDQAVANGAKVLCGGAAVPEQGQFFPPTLLGNIERSNPAYFEEFFGPVAQLYVVADDDAVVALANDSNYGLGGTIFSGNVERAKQLASRIETGMVFINQGGDSVAELPFGGVKRSGFGRELADLGIKEFVNQKLVVVGG; encoded by the coding sequence ATGGCTTACCAAACCGTTAACCCCTACACCAATGAAGTGGTGCAAACCTTCACCGCCCACAGCGATGCCGATGTGGAAGCCGCATTGGCCGCAGGACATGCCTTGTATAAATCTGATTGGGCCAGCCCCGCCAATATGTCGGCACGCCTGAAAATTTTGGCCATGCTGGCCGAGGTAATGAACGCGCGCAAGGAAGAGTTAGCACGCATCATCAGCATTGAAATGGGTAAATTGATTGGCGAAAGTCGCAGCGAAGTGCAATCGTGCATCGACATTGCCCAATATTATGCCGACAACGCCGCCCGTTTTCTGGCACCGGTACCCTATCCGGATGTGCTGGGCGAAGCCTGGGTAGAGCATCACCCGGTGGGCATTATTTTGGCGGTGGAGCCGTGGAATTTCCCCTTGTATCAATTAATCCGTGTGGTGGCACCGGCCATCGCCGCAGGCAACCCCATGGTGGTGAAACACGCCAGCAATGTGCCGCAATGCGCATTGGCGATGGAAAAAGCCATTGCGGATGCCGGCGCACCGGCAGGCACCTACCGCAACCTGTTTATCACACCTGAACAGGTTGCCAATATCATTGCCGATGACCGCGTGCAAGGCGTGGCGCTTACCGGCTCGGAAAAAGCCGGCAGCATTGTGGCCGGGCAAGCCGGTGCCAAATTGAAAAAAGCCACCATGGAGTTGGGCGGCAACGATGTGTTTGTGGTGCTGGACGATGCCGATGTGGTGCGTGCCGCCAAAACCGCAGCCGGTGCCCGCTTATACAATGCCGGGCAGGTTTGTACCGCCGCCAAGCGCTATATTGTGCAGGCTGCTGTGGCCGATGAATTCACCCGCGTGGTGATTGAGCGCTTTCAGGCAGCCCAAATGGGTGATCCGCTGGACGATGCCACCACGCTGGCGCCGATGTCGTCACAACGCGCCAAAAATGATTTGCAAACCCAATTGGATCAAGCGGTGGCCAATGGCGCTAAAGTGCTGTGCGGCGGCGCGGCGGTGCCGGAGCAAGGGCAGTTTTTCCCGCCCACATTGCTGGGCAATATTGAGCGCAGCAATCCGGCCTATTTTGAAGAGTTTTTCGGCCCGGTGGCACAGCTGTATGTGGTGGCCGACGACGATGCGGTGGTGGCTTTGGCCAACGATTCCAATTACGGCTTGGGCGGCACCATTTTTTCCGGCAATGTGGAGCGCGCCAAACAACTGGCTTCGCGCATCGAAACCGGCATGGTGTTTATCAACCAAGGTGGCGATTCGGTGGCCGAATTGCCCTTTGGCGGCGTAAAACGCTCCGGCTTTGGTCGTGAGCTGGCTGATTTGGGGATTAAGGAATTTGTGAATCAGAAGCTGGTGGTGGTGGGCGGCTGA